Proteins co-encoded in one Pseudomonadota bacterium genomic window:
- the lysA gene encoding diaminopimelate decarboxylase — MNSFHYQDGQLFCEQLPVAEIARQEGTPFYLYSHETLVRHYQAFNDAFGDLDHQICYSVKACSNLSVISLFASLGGGCDVVSGGELFRALRAGVEGDKIVFSGVGKAVGEINAALDAGILMFNVESSQEFELINQLAEKRDMVAPVSLRINPDVDPQTHPYISTGLSANKFGIPISEAVPLYQRAANLPNIKVVGVDCHIGSQLTKVSPFRDALERIKSLIEELRRLKIDIHYLDIGGGLGITYDAEKPPLPAEYAKAVTGVVKDLGCLLIMEPGRALVGNAGILVSRVLYTKVGVTKNFVIVDAGMNDLVRPSLYNAYQNILPLREFAGKEIDKKTVDVVGPICESGDFLAQERLLPPLNSGDLLAVMSSGAYGFTMSSNYNSRLRVPEIMVIGNQYQVIRRRETFNDLVAGESMVDWRAKEERS; from the coding sequence ATGAATTCTTTTCATTATCAGGATGGACAGCTGTTTTGTGAGCAGCTGCCGGTTGCTGAAATTGCGCGGCAGGAAGGAACTCCTTTCTATCTCTATAGTCATGAAACGCTGGTTCGCCATTACCAGGCATTTAATGATGCCTTTGGGGATTTGGATCATCAGATCTGCTATTCAGTCAAGGCCTGTTCTAATCTCAGTGTTATTTCCCTCTTCGCGTCCTTAGGAGGTGGATGTGATGTGGTTTCCGGTGGGGAGCTTTTCCGGGCCCTGCGGGCAGGGGTTGAGGGCGATAAAATCGTTTTTTCCGGGGTGGGTAAGGCGGTGGGTGAAATTAATGCCGCCCTGGATGCCGGTATTTTGATGTTTAATGTTGAGTCCTCCCAGGAGTTTGAGCTTATCAATCAGCTGGCCGAAAAGAGAGATATGGTTGCTCCTGTGTCACTCAGGATTAATCCTGACGTTGATCCCCAGACCCACCCATATATTTCTACGGGTTTAAGCGCGAATAAATTTGGTATCCCCATCTCTGAAGCGGTGCCTTTATATCAACGGGCCGCCAATCTGCCAAATATTAAAGTAGTTGGTGTAGATTGCCATATAGGTTCCCAACTGACAAAAGTCAGTCCTTTTCGTGATGCGTTGGAGCGGATAAAATCACTGATTGAAGAACTTCGCCGACTAAAAATAGATATTCACTATCTCGATATTGGTGGTGGATTGGGGATTACCTATGATGCCGAAAAACCGCCATTGCCGGCGGAATATGCTAAAGCGGTGACGGGGGTGGTCAAAGACTTGGGTTGCCTGTTAATTATGGAACCCGGAAGGGCTTTGGTAGGAAATGCGGGGATATTGGTGAGCAGGGTGCTTTATACTAAGGTTGGGGTGACAAAAAACTTTGTGATTGTTGATGCTGGAATGAACGATCTTGTACGTCCAAGTCTTTATAACGCTTATCAAAATATTCTACCGCTGCGTGAATTTGCTGGGAAGGAAATTGACAAAAAAACCGTTGACGTAGTTGGTCCCATTTGTGAGTCAGGGGATTTTCTGGCACAAGAGCGCCTTTTGCCGCCGCTTAACTCAGGGGATCTGCTGGCGGTGATGAGCTCCGGGGCCTATGGTTTTACCATGTCCTCAAATTATAACTCACGACTACGAGTGCCTGAGATAATGGTAATTGGGAATCAAT
- a CDS encoding fibronectin type III domain-containing protein, with protein sequence MAKNRTLWLLLMAVLIGLVACGKKADPVPPRLVVPRAVTDLKIDIRPGARYLVWSIPAENADGSRPAEIKGFSIFSKTLKQGDEGCVFCDVGFELLAEVNFPRPKQGYIESGMVYYPLPLIPRDLLQAIKVVSRNNHGWQSKTSNKIKVYSYEPLDPPKPLTCEPGPAIVTLNWEKPLPDKATGEQVKVYGYRVYRHDASQKWQLITPEVITDLSYVDVGLKDWHPYRYAITAISIFQGTPWESCRSIPVSVVPGDYTPPAPVAEFTAFPFQGGVQLTWQANQEPDIKVYRIHKYEVESGRSYVLEVPPTTTDYLDVQVMPERHYVYRISALDASARHNESPLSPEREVFIK encoded by the coding sequence TTGGCTAAAAACAGAACATTATGGTTGCTCCTGATGGCGGTTTTGATTGGTCTTGTCGCCTGTGGTAAAAAGGCAGATCCCGTGCCGCCCCGTTTGGTGGTCCCCCGGGCAGTTACCGATCTGAAAATTGATATTCGTCCCGGGGCTCGCTACCTGGTTTGGAGTATTCCAGCTGAAAACGCCGATGGCAGTCGGCCGGCGGAAATAAAAGGTTTCAGCATTTTTTCCAAGACCTTGAAACAGGGAGATGAAGGGTGTGTTTTCTGTGACGTGGGATTTGAGCTGTTAGCAGAAGTTAATTTTCCCCGACCAAAACAGGGATATATTGAAAGTGGCATGGTTTATTATCCTTTGCCGCTTATTCCCCGGGATTTATTGCAGGCAATTAAAGTGGTGTCTCGCAATAATCATGGCTGGCAGAGTAAAACTTCGAATAAAATTAAAGTGTATAGTTATGAACCCCTTGATCCCCCAAAGCCGCTTACTTGTGAGCCCGGTCCCGCCATTGTTACTTTGAACTGGGAAAAACCCCTTCCTGATAAGGCTACCGGGGAACAGGTCAAGGTATATGGCTACCGGGTATATCGACATGATGCCAGTCAGAAATGGCAATTAATAACTCCTGAGGTGATAACTGATCTATCTTATGTGGATGTGGGCCTGAAGGATTGGCACCCATATCGATATGCAATTACTGCCATTTCAATTTTTCAGGGCACTCCCTGGGAAAGTTGTCGATCAATACCCGTATCTGTTGTTCCAGGAGACTATACTCCGCCGGCACCGGTAGCTGAATTTACCGCTTTCCCCTTCCAGGGAGGGGTGCAGCTGACGTGGCAGGCAAACCAGGAACCGGATATAAAGGTTTATCGAATTCATAAGTATGAGGTGGAAAGTGGCAGATCTTATGTTCTCGAAGTACCGCCAACGACAACCGATTATCTCGATGTCCAGGTAATGCCGGAGCGACATTATGTCTATCGTATTTCAGCCCTGGATGCTTCGGCCAGGCATAATGAGAGTCCGCTTTCACCAGAGCGCGAGGTGTTTATCAAGTAA
- a CDS encoding nucleoside triphosphate pyrophosphatase, translating to MQSDPGSKTLLVQYQPLILGSASPRRRDLLRNLGLEFSIIQAAVPEEATVGETPADFVCRLAGDKANAVADQYEKSWVLAADTIVVREDGAVLGKPGNTHEACAMLSSIAGRWHVVMTAYTLVNRLKEVFMTRLEQAGVLLLPLSVEMISAYVATGEPMDKAGSYALQGIGGAFVTAVDGAHSTVIGLPLHRVLTDLLDLGIVGVNTSEL from the coding sequence ATGCAATCTGATCCCGGGTCTAAAACATTATTGGTACAATACCAGCCTTTAATTCTGGGTTCTGCGTCTCCACGACGGAGAGACTTACTACGAAATCTCGGGCTTGAGTTCAGTATTATTCAGGCCGCAGTTCCAGAGGAGGCTACGGTGGGAGAAACGCCGGCTGATTTTGTTTGTCGTCTGGCTGGCGATAAAGCCAATGCGGTGGCTGACCAATATGAAAAATCCTGGGTGCTGGCAGCTGATACCATTGTGGTGCGGGAGGATGGTGCGGTTTTGGGGAAGCCGGGAAATACCCATGAGGCTTGTGCCATGCTTAGTTCCATCGCCGGCCGGTGGCATGTAGTTATGACTGCCTATACCCTGGTCAATCGGCTGAAAGAGGTTTTCATGACCAGGTTAGAACAGGCCGGGGTGCTGCTACTTCCTTTGTCTGTAGAGATGATATCAGCTTATGTCGCGACCGGGGAACCGATGGACAAAGCCGGGTCCTATGCTTTGCAGGGGATCGGAGGTGCTTTTGTAACCGCGGTTGATGGCGCCCATTCGACGGTAATTGGACTTCCTCTACACCGGGTATTGACGGATCTGCTTGATTTGGGGATTGTCGGGGTAAATACAAGTGAATTATGA
- the lgt gene encoding prolipoprotein diacylglyceryl transferase produces MHPILLKWGILTIHTYGVMVAAGFLLAMIYAVKAGKREGLDAEIIYDLFFYALLFAILGARLLYVLINLSYYRFHPVEIIYIWRGGLVFYGGFIAAVAAVYFRLRFYRLSIWLIADIAAPALVLAQAVGRFGCLAAGCCYGAACSLPFAIQFTHPQSLAPLHVFLHPTQMYHAAANGIIFMVLILKRRQQSFIGQLAVLYLLLYSTGRFIIEFFRGDPRGGFWMLATSQWISLGLFALGIVLYFYLHTSVDKQTPTTGR; encoded by the coding sequence CTCAAATGGGGTATCCTGACCATCCATACCTACGGGGTTATGGTGGCTGCCGGTTTTTTGCTGGCTATGATCTATGCGGTGAAGGCCGGGAAGCGTGAGGGCCTGGACGCGGAAATCATTTATGACCTTTTTTTCTATGCCCTGCTGTTTGCCATTCTTGGAGCCCGCCTGCTTTATGTATTGATTAATCTTTCTTATTACCGTTTCCACCCGGTGGAAATTATATATATCTGGCGTGGCGGCCTGGTGTTTTATGGTGGTTTTATTGCCGCGGTAGCCGCGGTTTATTTCCGTTTACGTTTTTACCGTCTTTCTATATGGCTTATTGCGGATATTGCCGCACCGGCGCTGGTGCTGGCCCAGGCTGTCGGCCGTTTTGGTTGTTTAGCCGCCGGTTGTTGCTATGGTGCTGCATGCAGTTTGCCTTTTGCCATCCAATTCACCCATCCTCAAAGCCTTGCGCCTTTGCATGTTTTTTTGCATCCGACGCAGATGTATCATGCGGCGGCCAACGGGATAATTTTTATGGTGCTGATTTTGAAACGGCGCCAACAGTCTTTTATTGGCCAACTGGCGGTTCTCTATCTTCTGCTTTACTCGACAGGTCGTTTTATCATTGAGTTTTTTCGCGGAGATCCACGGGGCGGATTTTGGATGCTAGCCACTTCCCAGTGGATCAGCCTGGGGCTATTTGCTTTGGGAATCGTTCTTTATTTCTATCTGCATACAAGTGTCGATAAGCAAACACCAACTACTGGAAGGTGA
- the argH gene encoding argininosuccinate lyase, whose product MSTQKPWGGRFSERTDKLVEEFTASIGFDQRLYSEDILGSIAHCRMLSSCGIISSEEADQIISGLQDIREEIEKGEFVFSVPLEDIHMNIESRLSDLIGAGLAGKLHTARSRNDQVALDIRLYLKKEISGIKSLLKGLINALITQAEATKDVVMPGFTHLQQAQPVLFAHHLLAYVEMFSRDYQRLENTEKQADIMPLGSGALAGTSFSIDRQMVVDELGFTGLTANSMDAVSDRDGVIETLFSGALIMLHLSRFCEELVLWSSVQFNFIILADSFCTGSSIMPQKKNPDVPELIRGKCGRVVGDLVSLLVTMKSLPLAYNKDMQEDKEPLFDSIDTVKGSLAIMAPLVTSMTVNRQSMATQVEYGFSTATEIADYLVRRGLPFRQAHEIVGNIVAYCLEKGLQFKDMSLDDWKRFSDYFDEQVISLLSAEDAVRSKNVWGGTAPQQVVQQLDRLKRQWQDAD is encoded by the coding sequence GTGAGTACGCAAAAACCATGGGGTGGACGATTTAGCGAGCGAACTGACAAGCTGGTTGAAGAATTTACGGCATCTATTGGCTTTGATCAGCGGCTATATAGCGAAGATATTCTGGGAAGTATAGCCCATTGTCGCATGTTGTCTTCGTGTGGGATTATAAGTTCCGAGGAGGCGGACCAGATCATTTCCGGATTGCAGGATATTCGTGAGGAAATTGAAAAAGGAGAATTTGTTTTTTCCGTCCCCTTGGAAGACATTCATATGAATATTGAATCCCGCCTGTCTGATTTGATCGGGGCAGGACTTGCCGGCAAGCTTCATACGGCCCGCAGTCGAAATGACCAGGTGGCCCTGGATATCCGCCTTTATCTGAAAAAAGAAATATCAGGGATTAAAAGTTTGCTCAAGGGCTTGATAAATGCTTTGATTACTCAGGCTGAGGCCACAAAAGACGTGGTCATGCCTGGTTTTACCCATTTACAGCAAGCGCAACCGGTGCTTTTTGCTCATCATCTGCTGGCCTATGTGGAAATGTTTTCACGTGATTATCAGCGCTTGGAAAATACTGAAAAGCAGGCTGATATTATGCCTCTTGGTTCGGGGGCTTTGGCGGGTACCAGTTTTTCCATTGATCGGCAAATGGTCGTGGATGAGCTGGGGTTTACCGGTCTGACTGCCAACAGCATGGATGCGGTCAGTGATCGGGATGGTGTCATTGAAACGCTTTTTTCAGGCGCTTTGATTATGCTGCACTTGTCCCGCTTTTGTGAAGAACTGGTCTTGTGGTCGTCGGTGCAATTTAACTTCATTATTTTGGCGGATTCATTTTGTACCGGCAGCAGCATTATGCCCCAGAAGAAAAATCCCGATGTGCCAGAGTTGATTCGGGGTAAATGCGGGCGCGTCGTTGGTGATCTGGTCAGCCTTCTGGTAACGATGAAATCACTTCCACTGGCCTATAATAAAGACATGCAGGAAGATAAAGAACCGCTTTTTGATTCTATCGATACGGTGAAAGGTTCACTGGCGATTATGGCACCATTGGTTACGTCTATGACTGTAAACCGTCAGAGCATGGCTACGCAGGTGGAATATGGTTTTTCGACGGCCACCGAAATTGCCGATTACCTTGTTCGCCGGGGGCTGCCATTTCGTCAGGCCCATGAAATAGTTGGCAATATTGTTGCTTACTGCCTTGAAAAGGGACTTCAATTTAAGGATATGTCACTTGATGACTGGAAACGGTTTTCTGACTATTTTGATGAGCAGGTAATTTCTTTACTCTCAGCGGAAGATGCTGTTCGTAGCAAGAATGTTTGGGGGGGGACAGCTCCACAACAGGTTGTGCAACAGCTTGATCGGTTGAAACGGCAGTGGCAGGATGCAGATTAG
- a CDS encoding YggS family pyridoxal phosphate-dependent enzyme: protein MNYEPVKGKSIAGRIRAVQKQIVAACQRVGRDPAGVTLIAVSKTFTWEENLPAYEAGLRDFGENYIQDMISKISRTSSYEDIRWHFIGHLQRNKVRYWNPGFYLFHCLDSLRLAKEIEKKAEREQMVIPVLLQVKLGDESTKSGVDPAALPAFLEKIANFHRLKIEGLMTIPPYVVDPEESRCYYKQLRELRDDSIARGLVDPKVFCHLSMGMSHDYPVAVEEGATYVRVGSAIFGPRRQRT, encoded by the coding sequence GTGAATTATGAACCAGTAAAAGGAAAAAGCATTGCCGGGCGGATCAGGGCGGTTCAAAAGCAGATAGTTGCTGCTTGTCAGCGGGTGGGAAGAGATCCTGCTGGAGTGACCCTGATAGCAGTTTCAAAAACCTTTACCTGGGAGGAAAATCTTCCGGCCTATGAAGCAGGTCTCCGTGATTTTGGTGAGAATTACATACAGGATATGATCAGCAAGATATCGCGGACCTCATCATATGAAGATATACGTTGGCATTTTATTGGTCATTTACAGCGGAATAAAGTTCGTTACTGGAATCCGGGTTTCTATCTTTTCCACTGTCTGGATTCGTTGCGATTGGCCAAGGAAATAGAAAAAAAGGCTGAGCGGGAGCAGATGGTTATCCCGGTATTGCTGCAGGTGAAATTGGGCGATGAATCGACGAAATCAGGTGTAGATCCAGCAGCTTTACCAGCTTTTTTGGAGAAGATTGCCAATTTCCACCGGTTAAAAATTGAAGGCTTAATGACAATTCCGCCTTATGTTGTTGACCCGGAAGAAAGTCGCTGCTATTATAAACAGTTACGTGAACTGCGGGATGATAGTATTGCCCGGGGATTGGTTGATCCTAAGGTCTTTTGTCACCTGTCCATGGGAATGTCTCATGATTATCCGGTAGCGGTGGAAGAGGGCGCTACCTATGTTCGGGTGGGCTCAGCTATTTTTGGCCCTCGGCGCCAGAGAACTTGA